One Helicoverpa zea isolate HzStark_Cry1AcR chromosome 11, ilHelZeax1.1, whole genome shotgun sequence genomic window carries:
- the LOC124634656 gene encoding uncharacterized protein LOC124634656 isoform X1: MQAGGPDSAAVSEAPSSGSEDSDCEPGPEADADAALTEEWARELLAGAGVVAPNEVHVESRAGVAGALSRVLAVTVCYESNGERRSLPLVVKLPPRDPFGRLFVAEAQFDTREILFYTELAPALNKLAEEALGPGQGLPVPRCVKARLPDEIGGDSELVLEDVTSVGYEAADFAEGLTEERARSALYAAARLHALSLALRDREGPLDQRFDFLFPCERAAAGYLRLVRRGLPQLEAFLRGRPDCVEEAAAVSALSARAPSLLGTLLRPAEPAPLAHADFWSGNLLFREKEGVSECIALDWQMVSLGRPMDDVALLLLSSLTPELRRSVGDSLIEEYGDRLEAECARLGATSAGVTVRRGLRPDWPRAALRALLLCAGSVDVALGEPRAERRLLEAVRDLHSQGVLALRPDNEA, from the exons ATGCAAGCCGGGGGCCCGGACAGTGCGGCGGTCTCTGAAGCCCCCAGCAGTGGCAGCGAGGACTCGGACTGCGAGCCGGGACCGGAGGCCGATGCGGATGCCGCTCTCACCGAGGAGTGGGCCCGGGAACTGTTAGCCGGCGCGGGCGTGGTCGCTCCTAACGAG GTACATGTGGAGTCCCGCGCGGGTGTTGCTGGAGCTCTAAGTCGTGTGCTGGCTGTGACAGTCTGCTACGAAAGCAATGGCGAGCGCCGGTCTCTACCACTCGTCGTCAAGCTGCCACCACGGGACCCCTTCGGCCGACTGTTCGTGGCTGAGGCACAATTTGACACCAGAGAGATCCTATTCTACACGGAGCTAGCACCAGCTCTCAACAAACTCGCCGAAGAAGCTCTAGGCCCCGGACAAGGCCTACCTGTACCAAGATGCGTGAAAGCCAGGCTACCTG ACGAAATTGGAGGAGACAGCGAGCTTGTACTAGAAGATGTGACGTCAGTTGGCTACGAAGCCGCTGACTTCGCTGAAGGCCTGACTGAGGAGCGGGCGAGATCAGCGCTGTACGCTGCTGCGAGACTTCACGCTCTTTCCCTCGCACTGCGCGATAGAGAAGGACCTTTGGACCAGAGATTTGATTTTCTGTTCCCGTGTGAACGAGCTGCGGCGGGATATTTACGTCTTGTGCGACGAGGACTGCCACAACTTGAAGCATTTTTACGAGGACGCCCAGACTGTGTTGAAGAAGCAGCCGCCGTTTCGGCGCTGAGTGCCCGTGCTCCTTCCTTGCTCGGGACGTTGCTGAGACCTGCCGAACCGGCACCACTTGCACATGCTGACTTTTGGAGTGGAAATCTCTTGTTTAGAGAAAAGGAAGGTGTGAGTGAATGTATAGCCCTTGACTGGCAAATGGTTTCTCTGGGGAGACCAATGGATGACGTCGCATTGTTACTTCTTTCTTCTTTGACACCGGAACTGAGGAGATCGGTTGGCGACTCactgatagaagagtatggagaTAGGTTGGAAGCGGAGTGTGCAAGATTGGGGGCTACTTCTGCTGGTGTCACGGTGAGACGTGGCTTAAGGCCGGATTGGCCGAGAGCAGCGCTCAGAGCACTATTGTTGTGTGCTGGAAGCGTTGATGTTGCATTAGGAGAACCGAGAGCTGAGAGACGTCTGTTGGAAGCGGTCCGAGATTTACATTCGCAAGGTGTTCTTGCTTTAAGACCAGATAATGAAGCGTGA
- the LOC124634657 gene encoding thioredoxin domain-containing protein 5 homolog, translated as MLRRLVLLYFLFLPYFVALEESAVYEYNANNFKFQIEEMDGNFVMFYAPWCRHCTEFHPIWSELAELVNTKDSKFAIAQVDCTIHYKLCNENDITGYPTLLYFHKNTFSPVEYKGTRDLPSLTLFLSEVFTMKSEGLDQEKDSREVKTYSGMAYLNDQNIEKFVSRGQHFIMFYAPWCKASQKLAPIWAELAVQYTHNEYIQIGKVNCLDNEMTCKTFDIKQYPYLMWIVNGRIMGVAEAETIDDLKAYVEKMLLTENHDPDKFLKKKKALPVARISEETFETFLEKELVFINYFAPWCAHCMQLSPLWLKLGERFQNETRVIIADVDCVQSKPICEMEKINGLPTLILYKDKKIVNVEHGGRPLESLITLVTEHLQDTNTNAAAEETTSNEDIMQTKDEL; from the exons ATGTTGAGAAGACTTgtgcttttatattttctatttttacctTATTTCGTTGCACTTGAAGAAAGTGCAGTATATGAATACAatgcaaacaattttaaattccAAATAGAAGAAATGGATGGCAATTTTGTGATGTTTTATGCACCATG GTGCCGCCACTGCACAGAGTTCCATCCTATTTGGTCTGAACTAGCTGAGCTTGTCAACACTAAAGATTCAAAGTTTGCTATTGCTCAAGTTGACTGTACAATACACTATAAATTATGTAACGAAAACGACATCACAG GATATCCAACACTATTATATTTCCATAAGAATACTTTCTCTCCAGTAGAGTATAAGGGTACTAGGGACTTGCCTTCcctaacattatttttaagtgaaGTCTTCACTATGAAATCAGAG ggtCTAGATCAAGAAAAAGACTCCAGAGAAGTAAAAACATACAGTGGTATGGCTTACTTAAATGATCAGAATATTGAAAAGTTTGTGTCTAGAGGGCAACactttataatgttttatgCTCCATGGTGTAAAGCATCACAG aaACTAGCACCTATATGGGCTGAGCTAGCAGTGCAATACACACATAATGAGTACATTCAGATAGGCAAGGTGAACTGCCTAGACAATGAGATGACTTGTAAGACTTTTGATATCAAACAGTATCCATATCTTATGTGGATTGTCAATGGTAGAATT atgGGTGTAGCTGAAGCGGAAACCATAGATGATTTAAAAGCATATGTCGAAAAAATGCTACTGACTGAGAATCATGATCCTGACAAGTTCCTAAAGAAAAAGAAAGCCTTGCCAGTTGCCAGGATATCTGAAGAAACTTTTGAGACCTTTTTGGAAAAGGAAttagtttttataaattattttgcacCTTG GTGTGCACATTGTATGCAATTGAGCCCACTATGGCTGAAATTGGGTGAGCGTTTCCAAAACGAAACACGTGTTATCATCGCCGACGTCGACTGTGTCCAATCCAAACCCATTTGTGAAATGGAGAAG ataaatGGCTTACCGACACTCATTCTCTACAAGGACAAGAAGATAGTGAATGTAGAACATGGCGGCCGGCCCCTTGAAAGTCTTATTACTCTAGTCACAGAACACCTTCAAGATACAAACACAAATGCTGCGGCCGAGGAAACTACGTCAAATGAGGACATCATGCAAACCAAAGATGaactataa
- the LOC124634656 gene encoding uncharacterized protein LOC124634656 isoform X2 → MYLVHVESRAGVAGALSRVLAVTVCYESNGERRSLPLVVKLPPRDPFGRLFVAEAQFDTREILFYTELAPALNKLAEEALGPGQGLPVPRCVKARLPDEIGGDSELVLEDVTSVGYEAADFAEGLTEERARSALYAAARLHALSLALRDREGPLDQRFDFLFPCERAAAGYLRLVRRGLPQLEAFLRGRPDCVEEAAAVSALSARAPSLLGTLLRPAEPAPLAHADFWSGNLLFREKEGVSECIALDWQMVSLGRPMDDVALLLLSSLTPELRRSVGDSLIEEYGDRLEAECARLGATSAGVTVRRGLRPDWPRAALRALLLCAGSVDVALGEPRAERRLLEAVRDLHSQGVLALRPDNEA, encoded by the exons atgtatttg GTACATGTGGAGTCCCGCGCGGGTGTTGCTGGAGCTCTAAGTCGTGTGCTGGCTGTGACAGTCTGCTACGAAAGCAATGGCGAGCGCCGGTCTCTACCACTCGTCGTCAAGCTGCCACCACGGGACCCCTTCGGCCGACTGTTCGTGGCTGAGGCACAATTTGACACCAGAGAGATCCTATTCTACACGGAGCTAGCACCAGCTCTCAACAAACTCGCCGAAGAAGCTCTAGGCCCCGGACAAGGCCTACCTGTACCAAGATGCGTGAAAGCCAGGCTACCTG ACGAAATTGGAGGAGACAGCGAGCTTGTACTAGAAGATGTGACGTCAGTTGGCTACGAAGCCGCTGACTTCGCTGAAGGCCTGACTGAGGAGCGGGCGAGATCAGCGCTGTACGCTGCTGCGAGACTTCACGCTCTTTCCCTCGCACTGCGCGATAGAGAAGGACCTTTGGACCAGAGATTTGATTTTCTGTTCCCGTGTGAACGAGCTGCGGCGGGATATTTACGTCTTGTGCGACGAGGACTGCCACAACTTGAAGCATTTTTACGAGGACGCCCAGACTGTGTTGAAGAAGCAGCCGCCGTTTCGGCGCTGAGTGCCCGTGCTCCTTCCTTGCTCGGGACGTTGCTGAGACCTGCCGAACCGGCACCACTTGCACATGCTGACTTTTGGAGTGGAAATCTCTTGTTTAGAGAAAAGGAAGGTGTGAGTGAATGTATAGCCCTTGACTGGCAAATGGTTTCTCTGGGGAGACCAATGGATGACGTCGCATTGTTACTTCTTTCTTCTTTGACACCGGAACTGAGGAGATCGGTTGGCGACTCactgatagaagagtatggagaTAGGTTGGAAGCGGAGTGTGCAAGATTGGGGGCTACTTCTGCTGGTGTCACGGTGAGACGTGGCTTAAGGCCGGATTGGCCGAGAGCAGCGCTCAGAGCACTATTGTTGTGTGCTGGAAGCGTTGATGTTGCATTAGGAGAACCGAGAGCTGAGAGACGTCTGTTGGAAGCGGTCCGAGATTTACATTCGCAAGGTGTTCTTGCTTTAAGACCAGATAATGAAGCGTGA
- the LOC124634659 gene encoding ADP-ribosylation factor-like protein 6-interacting protein 4 — protein MGKEKSKKRRRRSSSSSSSSSDSDREKKKLRKLKKKIKKEKKKADRALKKKLKEEKKRFLKKRRSKSSSRNRDVNNAKDGDASADIPLELMEKSKAMAPMTKEEWEKRQSIVRKVLDEESGRYRLIKGDGEVLEEIVSRDRHKQINRQATQADGAFFQSQTVEKKAL, from the exons ATGGGCAAGGAGAAATCGAAAAAAAGGCGCAGAAGATCGTCTTCTTCCAGCTCCAGCAGCTCTGATAGTGATCGGGAAAAGAAAAAACTCCGCaagttgaagaaaaaaattaaaaaggaaaaaaagaaGGCTGATAGAGCattgaaaaagaaattgaaGGAAGAAAAGAAAAGATTTCTTAAGAAGAGAAGGAGTAAGAGTAGTAGTCGCAACCGCGATGTGAACAATGCAAAGGATGGAGACGCGTCGGCAGACATACCGCTTG AACTAATGGAGAAATCCAAGGCAATGGCTCCAATGACCAAAGAAGAGTGGGAGAAAAGACAAAGCATAGTTAGAAAAGTTCTAGATGAAGAATCTGGCAGATACAG GTTAATAAAAGGAGATGGAGAGGTGTTAGAAGAAATTGTGTCACGGGATAGACACAAGCAGATTAACAGGCAGGCCACGCAAGCTGACGGAGCATTCTTTCAGTCTCAGACTGTGGAGAAAAAGGCACTATAG